The Pseudomonas multiresinivorans DNA window GGCCGCCTGCACATGGATGGCGAGCCGATGGCGAACGAACGGATACAACATGGTCTCTCCCCGGTAGTGGTGACCAAGTGGGTCACTGATGCCGGGAAAGCCGAACCAGGGACGAAGAAAGTGCACGGTGTTCAGAATTATTTTTTGCCGGCGTTCTGACAGCGTCAGCTGCGCGGAATCACGGTTACCCAATACCCCGTGCGATACACCGCCGTGACGGGGAAGCTGCGCTCCAGGGATCGCAGCGCGAGGTCGGTGTCATCCAGGGGGAAGGCTCCGGAAATGCGCAGGCCGCTGATACGCGGGTCGCACCTCAGCCAGCCGTGGCGGTAACGTCCGAGTTCGTCCAGCAACTCTCCCAGCGGGCGGTCGATCGCGATCAGGCTGCCCTGTTCCCAGGCACCCACCGAGGCGCTGTTGGCCTGCACGGGGCCGATGACTCCGGAGGCGACGCGGGTATGCTGGCCTGCCTCCAGGCGCAGGGCATTGCGCTGTCCCGGAACAGTCACTTCGACGGCTTTTTCCAGTACCGCCACATCGGTACCGCCACTCCAGCTGCGCACGGTGAAGCGAGTCCCGAGTGCGCGCACGCTGGCATCGGGGCTCTGCACGCGAAATGGCCTGTCGAGGGTATCGCTGGCGGTGCTCACCAGCACCTCGCCGGCACGCAGGATTATCAGGCGCTGGTTTGCGTCAAAGCGCACATCCACCGCGCTGTCGGTGTTGAGCAGCATCTGGCTGCCGTCCGCCAGGGTGAAAGCGCGGCGCTCACCCACTGCGGTCCTGTAGCCGGCGGTGAAGCGTTGACGCGTATCGCTGCGCCAACCCAGGGTGGCCAGCCCGCCCAGAGAGGCGAGCACCACGACACTGCGCAGCACCTGGCGGCGCGACGCTCCGGCCGAGGACAGGGTTGCAGCAGCCAGGCGACCCGGTACCCGGGCCATCTGCAGGTTCACCGATTCGATGCGCTGCCAGGCGCGCTGATTGATCGGGTCGGCCGCCAGCCAGCGCTGCCAGGCTTGCTGGTCGCTGGCAGCAGGCGATTCATTGGCGAGTCGTGCATACCAGCGTGCTGCTTCGCTGATGGCCTCGCGCTCATTCGGTCTGAGGGCATCGTTCACGAGAGACCCGCCATGGCCAGGCAACAGTGTTCCATGGCCTTGGCCATGTACTTGTTGACGGTGCGGATGGAGATGCCCAGTCGCTCGGCAATCTGGCTGTAGGTCAGCCCTTCGAGCTGGGACAGGATGAAGGCCTGCCGGGTCTTTTGCCCCAGGCCATCCAGCATTCGGTCGATTTCCGTCAGCGCTTCGAGGAGCAGGGCCTGCTCTTCGAGGGACGGCTGGACCGCCTCGGGCAGCAGGGCCAGCGCATCCAGGTAGGCACGCTCCAGTGAGCGACGGCGGTACAGGTCGATCACCAGTCCCCGTGCGATGGTCTGCAGGTAGTGCCTGGGTTCGCGAATCACCCCGGCGCTCTTGGCCATCAGCACGCGCACGAAGGTGTCCTGCGCCAGGTCGGCCGCATCGGCGGAGTCGTTGAGGCGCTGACGCAGCCAGCCGCGCAGCCAGCCGTGATGGTCGCGGTACAGCATCCCTACCGACTGCAGCGACGAATCTCCCTGCATTGCAATCCCCTAAGAACAATTTGCAAACGACAATAGTTATCAAATATACGGGATGTGGCAGTGCTTGAAAACTGCATTCCGGCGAGTGTCCGATTCTGGCTGGAAGCCTCCCTTCGCTTGTCTCTGATTTCCATCGATGGCCGGGTGCCTTGCGTCACCACAGGCTCCTCAGTCTGCATCCCTCGCTTCGGGTACCCGCTCAGGTTGACGAAATCCGTACAGATTTACATCCCTCAATTAATTGATTAGGTTCGTCTTGCATTGCAGTTGATCAATATATTGATAGTTAATCAATATATTGTCGGCGACCTCGCCCTGGGCTGCTGTGCTGTGCCGGTCATCAAGAACCGGATTCTGCTTCCATAAGCACAATAACAAGGTGGAATACGTGGAAAGAACCTACTACCGCCGGCGCCTGCCAGCCGCGCTCGGCAGCCTCGTCCCTGCTTTGCTGGCATCCGGTGCCCACGCGGTGACTTTCGAACTCGGGGAGGTTCAGGGCCAGTTCGACTCATCGCTCTCGGTGGGTCAGAGCTGGGCGATGAGTGACCCCAACCCCAACTTCATCAGCAAGGCAAACGGTGGCCGTGGGGACTCTCAGACCACGGATGACGGTCGACTGAATTTCAAGAAGGGCGATACGTTCTCCAGGATCTTCAAGGGCACCCATGACCTGGAGTTGAAGTACGGGGACTGGGGTGGCTTCCTGCGCGGCAAATACTGGTACGACTTCGAACTCAAGGACGGACACCAGCGTCTGTATGACATCCAGGATAACGGCCGCGACCAGGCTGCGCGCTCCTCCGGGGCACAGTTCCTCGATGCCTTCGTCTACCGGAACTACGAACTCGCCGGTCAGCCGGGGTCCATGCGGCTGGGCAAGCAGGTGGTGAGCTGGGGCGGCAGCACCTTCATCCAGGGCGGCATCAACAGCATCAACCCGCTGGATGCCAACGCGCTGCGGCGGCCTGGCTCCGAGTTGAAGGAAGGGCTGATTCCTGTGCAGATGATCTATCTGCAGCAGAGCATCAGCGATGCCGTCAGCGTCGAGGGCTTCTACCAACTGAAGTGGCAAGGCACGGTAGCCGACAACTGCGGGACCTTCTTCGCCAGCTCCGACCTGCCGGCAAAGGGCTGCGACGACCGTTATGTCCTCCAGGGCAAGGACATCAAGCCCGGCACTTCAGACAACAGCGGGCAGAACGGCAACACGATCTTCCTGCCGCGCGGGCCGGACCGCGAGCCACGCGACGGTGGTCAGTACGGCCTGGCGTTGCGATGGTTCGTGCCGGAGCTCAACGACACCGAATTGAGCTTCTACTGGATGAACTATCACAGCCGGTTGCCCATCGGCAGCTCGACCATGACCACGGCCAACCCCTTCACGGCGCCGCGTTTCGGAGCCGCCTCGGCGACCTACTTCGTGGAGTATCCCGAGGACATCCGCCTCTATGGCATGAGCTTCAGTACCAACATCGCCGGCGCCGCCGTGGAAGGCGAGATCAGCCATCGGCCGAACATGCCGCTCGGCTTCGATGACCTGATCTACGCGACGCTGCGCCTGTCGCCCATCGTTCCGACACCCATCGAAAACTCCGGCATCCCCGGCGACACCATCCATGGCTACAAACGGGTGCCATTCACTCAGGTCCAGACCACGGTCACCGAGACCTTTGACCAGGTCCTGGGGGCCAGCCGGCTCACGCTGGTGGGGGAGGTTGGCTACAACCACATCTCCGGCATCGACGACGGCACCTACGGGCACCTTCGTTACGGTCGCGCCAGTCCGTTCGGCCCCGGCGAGTACTACGGCGCCGACGGCAGCAACCTGTGCACCACGTTGCTCAGTGGCCGGCCGGAGTACTGCAACAGCGATGGCTTCTACACCCGCAACTCCTGGGGCTATCGCCTGCGCTCCGCGCTGACCTACAACGGCGTCATCGGTGGACTCGACCTCACCCCGAACCTGTCCTGGTCCCATGACGTCCAGGGCTATGGGCCGAACTTCACGGAAGGGGGAAAGGCCGTCAGCGTCGGCCTGAACGCCGTCTACCTGTCCAAGTACAACGCCAGCATCAGCTACACCGACTTCTTCGGTGGCAAGTACACCACCAACACCGATCGAGACTTCCTGAGCGTCAGTTTCGGCGTCAGTTTCTGAGGAACAAGAAATGAGAAATGCCATTCCGGCAGCGGGTCTGCTGTCTTTCTGCCTTTCGCTCGTCAGCCCACTCTCTCTGGCCGCCGTGGATGCGGCCAAGGCGGCGCAGCTGGGCTCAACGCTGACGCCGGTTGGTGCCGAGCGCGCGGGTAATGAGGCGGGGACTATCCCCGCCTGGACCGGCGGTCTTGCACCTGATGCGGGGCAAGTCAGGGACGGATCTCACGGCAACCCGTTTGCCGGAGAGAAACCGCTATTCGTCATCACACCTGCGAACCTGGATAGCTACAAGGGCCAGCTGACTCCAGGCCAGCAGGCGATGTTTCAGCGTTACCCGCAGACCTATCGCATTCCGGTATACGCCAGCCATCGTACAGCGGCCTGGCCGGACAGCGCCTATGCTGCCGCGAAGCTCAATGCAACGCACACGCAGCTTGTTGCCGGCGGCAACGGCCTGAAGGATTACCAGGCGCCCCTGGCATTTCCTGTTCCGCAAAACGGCCTTGAGGTGATCTGGAACCACATCACGCGCTACCGCGGCGGCAGTTTCGATCGCGAGACCAGCAGCTACCTGGTGACGCCCAGCGGCGATTACTCCTGGAAAACGGAGCGCGATCGCCTCGCCTACAGCAACCAGCTCACCGACTACGATCCGGAGCGCTCGAAGAACATCCTGTACTACTTCACTTCCTTGAATATCGCACCTGCGCGGGATGTCGGCGATGTGCTGCTGGTTCATGAAACCCTCGACCAGGTTGCCGAGCCCCGGATGGCCTGGCAGTACAACGCAGGCCAACGACGGGTTCGCCGCGCTCCCCAGGTTGCCTACGACAGCCCCGGCCCGGGCAACCTGCGCACCAACGATCAGCTCGACATGTTCAACGGCTCGCCGGACCGCTACGACTGGCAACTGGTCGGCAAGCGCGAGTTGTACGTGCCCTACAACAGCTTCCGCCTCGCTGACCCCGCCAATACACCGGACCAGTTGGTGCAAAAGGGGCATATCAACCAGGATCTGACCCGCTACGAACTGCACCGGGTATGGGAAGTGATAGCGACCCTGAAGGCCGGACAACGCCATGTCTACGCCAAGCGCCATCTGTTCATCGATGAAGACACCTGGACCATCCTCGAAGCCGATCACTACGACAACCGCGGGACGCTGTGGCGGGTATCGGAAAACCACACGCTGCCTTTCTATGACCAGAAGGTGGTGATCAGCGCGGGTGAAATGACCTATGACCTGACCTCCGGGCGCTACCTTGCCAACGGCATGTTCAACCAGATCAAGGATGCCTATCGATTTGGCCTGAAGGCGAAGACTTCCGACTTTACGCCTGCAGCTCTGCGCACCATCGGCATACGCTAGCAGCCGAGATAGAGGCCCGCCTTGAAGAAGGCGGGCCTCGTCGTTTCAGTCTGGCAGGTTGCCGGTATAGCGGGCGCGCGGGCGCAGCAGCGGGTGCTGGTGGTACTGCTCGCTGGCGTGAGCGATCCAGCCAATGGCACGACCGACACCAGCAAGGGCGATCTCCTGGCCCTGCAGGCCCAGTTTCCGTCCGACGAAGGTCAGCAGGAGAATGAAGTCCATCGGCTGCCCGGTCAGCTCTTCGGCAACCGCGGCGGCTCCCAGCAGGCTGCGGAACTCCGCATCCCTGGCGAATAGCCTGTGCAGGCTCTGCAGCAGGAAGGATGCCCGCGGGTCACTCTCGCCATGCTGGTTGGAGCCGAAGCCCAGGATGGAGCCGTCCTCGCGGAAGCGCTGGACGATTGGGTCGGCGGGGTTGCGGGCCGTGCAGATGTCATCCAGCAGGCGCGCTACCGATTCATTGCGACCATAGGCGAGGTGCCGGCCCCGCGATGAGGCGATTCCTACGATGGCGGCGTAGTAGGGCGTGATGCCGGTGTTGGCGGCTGCCCGGACGCTGTAGGTGGTCGGATCAAGTTCATGGTCGATGGAAAGGATCAGTACCTGGCGGATCAGGTCGGCCAATGCTTCATCCACGCCCAGTGATTCCGCGATGAAACGATGCAGGGGGCGCTCATCCGGAGCCGCTGCGCCGACCAGCAAGGCCGCAAACCAGCGTACGACATCGACGCCGGTGCGGGCATAGCCGTCGACCGACAGGTCGTGGGCGCGCGGGTTTTCCCGTTCCAGCATGGGGAAGAGCGCGACCAGCTTTTCGCCGACGGCGAGATCACTCACAGCCTTGAGAAGCGCGCCGGTCCCTTTCGGTCGACGGGGAACAGGGGAAGCGAATGCTCCCGCTGACTGCCACATCAACTCGGCCACTTCCTCGACACTGGAACTGGCAGCCAGCTGCGTAACGTCCTGCCCCCGGTAATACAGCCCCTTGTCCGTCAGCAGCGTGATCGAACTCTGCGCGCCGACGCGCGGTGTATCGCTGCCAGCTCCGGCAGTTGGCTTGAGCTTGCGCAGGCGTTCGATATCCGCGGCCCAGTATTTACGGCTGCGCGAACCGTCGACCTTGATCGAGCGGATGTTCTTCCGGCTGACATAGGCATAGAGGGTCGGAAGGCTGATACCGAGCGCTGCGGCGGCCTCGTCGGCGCTGAGGTAGAGATCGTCTTCTGGGGTGGACATTCCGGCCTCGGGTTGATGGATTTTGTACAGATTTACTATTTATGAGGCTCTATATATCTTGCTGTCAACATCAACAGAATACATATATTGATCAATGTATGTGTTCGCCAGACGGAGACACGCATGGAAATTCGTGTTCTGGCGCCAAACGGCGCCGTGGGGACCGGCTTCAAGGAAAGCTCGCTGGAGCGTGGCATCTCGCTCGCTCCTCATGTGATCGCCTGCGACGCCGGTTCGACCGATTCGGGGCCGGCGTATCTGGGGAGCGGCAAGGCAAGGCTTTCGCGCGAGGCTTGCAAGCGTGACCTGCGCCTGCTTCTGCTGGCCCGCGACAAGCTGGATGTCCCGCTGATCGTAGGGTCCTGCGGCACCAGTGGCCGTGATGCGGGGGTCAACTGGATGGCCGAGATCGCTCTGGAGATCGCGGACGAGGAGGGAATCAACTTCCGTCTGGCACTGATCTACTCCGACCAGGACAGCGAGTACCTGAAGCAGCGCCTGGCCGATGGGCGGATCCAGGCGCTGCAACCGGCACCGCCGCTCGACGACCACGTCATCGAGCGCAGCCATGTCGTTGGCATGATGGGCACCGAGGCGCTGTCGGAAGCACTGGACGATGACGCTCAGGTCATTCTTGCCGGACGAGCCAGCGATTCCGCGCTGTTTGCCGTGGTTCCGGAGCGTCTCGGCGCAGACCGCGGGCTGATCTGGCATGCGGCAAAAACCATCGAGTGCGGAGCAGCGTGCTGCGTCACACCGGCCGCAGACGGCCTGATGGCTTACATTCGCGAGGACCACTTCGAGATCGAGCCGCTCGATCTGCAGGCGCGCGTCACTCCGCTCTCCATCGCTGCGCACACGCTCTACGAGAATGCCAACCCCTTCCTGCTGACGGAACCGGCCGGCACTATCGATACCGAACACGCGGTCTACACCGCCACCAGCGAGCGCAGCGTGCGGGTCAGCGGTTCGCGATTCCTTCCCGCGCAGCGCTACAGCATCAAGCTGGAAGGCTCGGAGCCCGCGGGCTTCCAGTCGGTGATCATTGGCGGCATCCGTGACCCGAAAATCTTCCTTGGCCTGGACCGGCTGATCCCGATGGCCAAGCAGTACTTCCAGCAGCGCATAGCGCAGCTGTTCGATGGCCGGCTGGGGCCTGAGGACTACGACATCAGCTTCCGCAGCTATGGCCGCGGCGCCGTGATGGGCGAGCTGGAGGTGGAACGCGATAGCGTGCCGATCGAGGTCGGGGTGCTCATCACCATCACCGCGCCTACGCAGGAACTGGCGAGCAAGATTGCGACCTTTGTCAGCCACGTCAGCGCGCACCTGCCGGTGCCTGGCTACGAAGGCATTATCAGCACCATTGCCTATCCGTTCTCGCCGCCTTACCTGGAGCGCGGTCCCATCTACCGCTTCAGCCTCAACCATGTGCTGTTCCCTGATTCCCCCGGCGAAATGTTCCGTCGCAAGATGATCGAGGTGTAACCCATGTCCCAGCTCTTCGAGCTCTGCAGCCTGATTCGTTCCAAGAACGCCGGCCCGTTCATGCTGACTTTCGACCTGATGTTCGCGTCAGCGGAAAACTATCAGCGCGCCAAGCGTACTCAACCAATCACGCGGGACCTGATCTCGCGGCTCTATCGGCAACGCGAAGAAGACATCACGCTGGTGTACCACGATGCGGCGCAGGCGATAAAAATCTCCTTCCCGCGGCCCGTGTTCCAGGGTGAGCTGAACGACAGCGATTGCTATGGCGGCCAGCAGTACGTGCCGCTGATGAGCATCACTGTCGCCGAGTGAAGACCTTGGTTTCTCACAACAAGAATAAGGAATGAACATGGCCTGGGTCGGTTTTGCCATGGTGTTGACCTTCATGTACCTGATCATGAGCCAGCGGCTGTCTGCCGTCGTGGCGCTGATTCTGGTACCGGTCTGTTTTGCAGTTGCCTGCGGCTTCGGGCCGCAAACCGGTGTCATGGTGCTCGATGGGGTGCGTCAGCTCGCTCCCACGGCGCTGATGCTGATGTTCGCGATTCTGTTCTTCTCGATCATGTACGACGCCGGGTTGTTCGAGCCGGCAGTTCGGCGGATCGTGCGTGCCGTGGGAAATGACCCTTTGCGGGTCAGCGTCGGGACAGCAGCCTTGTCGGCTCTCATTTCCCTCGACGGCGACGGCTCGACAACAGTACTGGTGGTTGTCACATCCATGCTGCCGGTCTACCGCCGCCTGGGCATGAATCCGCTGATCATCGCAACGCTGGTCCTGCTGACCAATACCTCCGTCAACCTCGTGCCCTGGGGCGGTCCTACCGCACGTGCGGCGAGCGCCTTGCATGTGGATGCGATGCAGGTATTCCACGGTCTGATTCCCACCATGTTCGCCGGCATCGCCTTTGCTTTCCTGGCAGCGGTCTGGTTTGGTCTGAAGGAACGCAGGCGCCTCGGGTGGACGCCGGAATCAGGCGCCGGGAATCTTTCCGAGGAAATCCTGGCGGAGGTGCGCGATACCCACCGACCGAAGCTCTTCTGGGTCAACCTGGCGCTGACAGTCGGTCTGGTGGTATCGATGGTGCTTGGGCTGGGGCCGCTACCGGTGCTGATGATGGTCGCCTTTGCTCTGGCGCTGCTCATCAACTACCCGAGCCTGGACCAGCAGAAAGCGCGGATCGCCGCCCATGCCGAGAATGTGCTGAATGTACTCGCGCTGATTTTTGCCGCCGGCGCCTTCACCGGCATTCTCGCCGGTACCGGGATGGTGGACGCCATGTCCGGCAAGTTCCTGGCGGTGGTTCCCGAAAGCGCAGGTCCGTACCTGAGCCTCATCACGGCCTTTGCCAGTCTGCCGTTCACCTTCTTCATGTCCAACGATGCGTTCTACTTCGGCATCCTGCCGGTACTGGCGAAAAGCGCGGCGCAGTACGGGATCGATCCGATCCTGGTGGCTCGCGCATCGGTCCTGGGATTGCCGGTCCATGCGCTCAGTCCATTGGTAGCAGCCGGCTACCTGATGAGCGGGTTGCTGAAGGTGGAGGTTGGAGCGCTTCAGCGGTTCTCACTCAAATGGGCGATCTGCAGCTCGTTCGTTCTGATCGCTGCTGCCTTGGTGAGCGGAGCCATATTTTCCTGAGGGGAAATCCTGGCCTGCAGTTCTGCGGTGAGTGCAGCAAGGCTGCCCACCTGGCGACAGGGAGCGTCGGGCCGAGGGGACGTCAGTCCACGGCCCGGCCCGACGCAGGGATCAGCGGATGCCCTGGTTGCGCAGCGCCGTCGGGGTGTAGTCGACACTGCTGGCCCTGAAGCCGAATTCCACCTGGGATTTTTCCTGGTTGGTCAGGCCCGAGACCAGGTAGCGGCCATTGATCAGGTCGTAGATGGCTTCCACGCCCAGCCAGGGAATCTGCTTGTCGTAGAGCGGCGTCATGAAACTCTCGCCCACGCGCCAGAGGGTGCCGCGGCCGTCGTAGTGGTCGGCGAGCACGGCCTGCCAGGTGTCCTCATCGAGGAACAGCACACGGCGCGCGTAGATGTGCCGCTCGCCGGCGCGCAGGGTGCCTTCGACCTCCCACACGCGGTGTTTCTCGTAGCGCACCAGGTCCTGGTTGAGGTGGCCGGGTTTTACCAGGTCGTCATAGCGGTGGGCGGTGGAGTCGAGGGCGAAGCTGTTGTAGGGCACGTAGATTTCCCTCTTGCCCACCAGCTTCCAGTCGTAGCGATCCGGCGCACCGTTGAACATGTCCAGGTTGTCCGCCACGCGCAGGCCGTCCGAGGCCGGGTAGGGGCCGTCGTAGGCGATCTGCGGGGCGCGCCGCACGCGACGCTGGCCGGCGCTGTAGACCCAGGCCATGCGCGGCTCGCGGACCTGGTCGAGGGTCTCGTGGACCAGCACCACGTCACCGGCCAGCCGTGCCGGCGCGGTGACCAGCTGCTTGTAGTAGAAGAGGACGTTGTTGTCCTTGTCCGGGCTGTAGTCGGTGAGCTGGTCGCGGTAGCTGAACTGCTGCTGGAAGTAAGTGGGCGTGTAGGTGCCGTTGGCGGTGGGCGTCGCTTGCACGTGCAGGCGTTGCGCGCTGCCGCCGCGGTAGCGGGTGATGTGGTTCCACAGCGCCTCGACGCCGCTCTGCGGAATGGGGAAGGGGATCGCCGTCTGGAAGTCCTTCAGGCCGTTGCCGCCCTCGACCAGGCTGGCATGCCGCGCATTCGCGGCCACGGCTTGCACCACCGTCGCCGGGTAGGTAGCCGAACGATGCGCGGGATAGACGTTGAGGTGGTAGTCCGGATAGCGCTTGAGCATCGCCTGCTGGCCGGGCGTGAGGTTCGCCGCGTACTGCGCCATGTTCTGCGCGGTGATGCTGAACAGCGGTTTGTCGGCGGCAAAGGGATCACTCAGGCGCCCGTCCGCGCCACGGCTGCCGGCGTTGGTCGGCAGGCCGCCGTCCCAGGCGGGAATGCTGCCGTCGGCATTGCTGGCACGCTCTGCGCCCAGCGGTGTGAGGGTGCTGCCCAGCTTTGCCGCTTCCGCTTCGGGAACGGCGGCCTGGAGGTTGAAAGGCAGGGACAGGAGGAGCAGGGAAGCGCACGCAAGTTTCTTGTTCATCGGGTTCTCTCCGCTTAGAACGACACGCCAAGGCTCAGGGCAAGGAAGTCCCGGTCGGTATTCACGTTGTACTTACCGCCGAAGAAGTTGGTGTAGGAAAGGCTCATGTTGTAGGTGTTGAGGTAGGTGCTATCGACGCCGACGCTGATCGCCCGCGCGCCCTGGTTGAAGCCCGGTTCCGGGGCATAGCCGTGGACGTCGTGGGACCACGCCAGGTTGGGTCGCACCGTGGCGCCGTCGATGAGGTCGGCGTACTCCCAGATCGCCCGCGTCTGGTAGCCCCAGGCGGTGCTGGTGACGAAGCCCGAGTCGTTGCAGTACTGCGGCGTGACACTGTTGCCGGTGCACAGGCTGTTGTCCGGGTACAGCGCCCCCTGGCCGAACACCGGGCTGCGGCCGTAGCGCAGCTCGTCGTCGCCGCCCAGGCCGCCGACATGGGTGACGCCGATCTCGCCGATCAGGGTCAGGCGGTCGGCGCCCATCACCTGGTCGAAGAAGTGCGTCGCGGTGACCTGCGCCTGGGTCACTTCCTTGCGCCGGTAGCCCTTGAGGATCGCGTCGTTGGCCGGTGCCGGCGCGTCGCCGTAGACCGGTGTGAGCGCCGGTATGCCCAGGGTCGAGGTGACCAGGTCCACCGGGTTGATCTGCACCGGCATGTTCGGCCGGTAGCTGATCTCGCCGGCCAGGGTGGTGCCGGTGGGCAGGCTGGTGCTGAAGCTCAGGCCGTAGAGCTGGATGTCTTCGGGGTAGTCGGCGAAGTACTGGGCGCTGCCCAGGCGATAGGCCTGGGTCAGCTGCTGGCCGGCGCCGCTGCCGATCACCGCGCCGCAGAGGGCATCCGGAATGCCG harbors:
- a CDS encoding FecR domain-containing protein, yielding MNDALRPNEREAISEAARWYARLANESPAASDQQAWQRWLAADPINQRAWQRIESVNLQMARVPGRLAAATLSSAGASRRQVLRSVVVLASLGGLATLGWRSDTRQRFTAGYRTAVGERRAFTLADGSQMLLNTDSAVDVRFDANQRLIILRAGEVLVSTASDTLDRPFRVQSPDASVRALGTRFTVRSWSGGTDVAVLEKAVEVTVPGQRNALRLEAGQHTRVASGVIGPVQANSASVGAWEQGSLIAIDRPLGELLDELGRYRHGWLRCDPRISGLRISGAFPLDDTDLALRSLERSFPVTAVYRTGYWVTVIPRS
- a CDS encoding DUF1329 domain-containing protein, translating into MNKKLACASLLLLSLPFNLQAAVPEAEAAKLGSTLTPLGAERASNADGSIPAWDGGLPTNAGSRGADGRLSDPFAADKPLFSITAQNMAQYAANLTPGQQAMLKRYPDYHLNVYPAHRSATYPATVVQAVAANARHASLVEGGNGLKDFQTAIPFPIPQSGVEALWNHITRYRGGSAQRLHVQATPTANGTYTPTYFQQQFSYRDQLTDYSPDKDNNVLFYYKQLVTAPARLAGDVVLVHETLDQVREPRMAWVYSAGQRRVRRAPQIAYDGPYPASDGLRVADNLDMFNGAPDRYDWKLVGKREIYVPYNSFALDSTAHRYDDLVKPGHLNQDLVRYEKHRVWEVEGTLRAGERHIYARRVLFLDEDTWQAVLADHYDGRGTLWRVGESFMTPLYDKQIPWLGVEAIYDLINGRYLVSGLTNQEKSQVEFGFRASSVDYTPTALRNQGIR
- a CDS encoding DUF1302 domain-containing protein, whose amino-acid sequence is MERTYYRRRLPAALGSLVPALLASGAHAVTFELGEVQGQFDSSLSVGQSWAMSDPNPNFISKANGGRGDSQTTDDGRLNFKKGDTFSRIFKGTHDLELKYGDWGGFLRGKYWYDFELKDGHQRLYDIQDNGRDQAARSSGAQFLDAFVYRNYELAGQPGSMRLGKQVVSWGGSTFIQGGINSINPLDANALRRPGSELKEGLIPVQMIYLQQSISDAVSVEGFYQLKWQGTVADNCGTFFASSDLPAKGCDDRYVLQGKDIKPGTSDNSGQNGNTIFLPRGPDREPRDGGQYGLALRWFVPELNDTELSFYWMNYHSRLPIGSSTMTTANPFTAPRFGAASATYFVEYPEDIRLYGMSFSTNIAGAAVEGEISHRPNMPLGFDDLIYATLRLSPIVPTPIENSGIPGDTIHGYKRVPFTQVQTTVTETFDQVLGASRLTLVGEVGYNHISGIDDGTYGHLRYGRASPFGPGEYYGADGSNLCTTLLSGRPEYCNSDGFYTRNSWGYRLRSALTYNGVIGGLDLTPNLSWSHDVQGYGPNFTEGGKAVSVGLNAVYLSKYNASISYTDFFGGKYTTNTDRDFLSVSFGVSF
- a CDS encoding DUF1329 domain-containing protein, producing MRNAIPAAGLLSFCLSLVSPLSLAAVDAAKAAQLGSTLTPVGAERAGNEAGTIPAWTGGLAPDAGQVRDGSHGNPFAGEKPLFVITPANLDSYKGQLTPGQQAMFQRYPQTYRIPVYASHRTAAWPDSAYAAAKLNATHTQLVAGGNGLKDYQAPLAFPVPQNGLEVIWNHITRYRGGSFDRETSSYLVTPSGDYSWKTERDRLAYSNQLTDYDPERSKNILYYFTSLNIAPARDVGDVLLVHETLDQVAEPRMAWQYNAGQRRVRRAPQVAYDSPGPGNLRTNDQLDMFNGSPDRYDWQLVGKRELYVPYNSFRLADPANTPDQLVQKGHINQDLTRYELHRVWEVIATLKAGQRHVYAKRHLFIDEDTWTILEADHYDNRGTLWRVSENHTLPFYDQKVVISAGEMTYDLTSGRYLANGMFNQIKDAYRFGLKAKTSDFTPAALRTIGIR
- a CDS encoding DUF4387 domain-containing protein, which encodes MSQLFELCSLIRSKNAGPFMLTFDLMFASAENYQRAKRTQPITRDLISRLYRQREEDITLVYHDAAQAIKISFPRPVFQGELNDSDCYGGQQYVPLMSITVAE
- a CDS encoding citrate synthase produces the protein MSTPEDDLYLSADEAAAALGISLPTLYAYVSRKNIRSIKVDGSRSRKYWAADIERLRKLKPTAGAGSDTPRVGAQSSITLLTDKGLYYRGQDVTQLAASSSVEEVAELMWQSAGAFASPVPRRPKGTGALLKAVSDLAVGEKLVALFPMLERENPRAHDLSVDGYARTGVDVVRWFAALLVGAAAPDERPLHRFIAESLGVDEALADLIRQVLILSIDHELDPTTYSVRAAANTGITPYYAAIVGIASSRGRHLAYGRNESVARLLDDICTARNPADPIVQRFREDGSILGFGSNQHGESDPRASFLLQSLHRLFARDAEFRSLLGAAAVAEELTGQPMDFILLLTFVGRKLGLQGQEIALAGVGRAIGWIAHASEQYHQHPLLRPRARYTGNLPD
- a CDS encoding acyclic terpene utilization AtuA family protein — protein: MEIRVLAPNGAVGTGFKESSLERGISLAPHVIACDAGSTDSGPAYLGSGKARLSREACKRDLRLLLLARDKLDVPLIVGSCGTSGRDAGVNWMAEIALEIADEEGINFRLALIYSDQDSEYLKQRLADGRIQALQPAPPLDDHVIERSHVVGMMGTEALSEALDDDAQVILAGRASDSALFAVVPERLGADRGLIWHAAKTIECGAACCVTPAADGLMAYIREDHFEIEPLDLQARVTPLSIAAHTLYENANPFLLTEPAGTIDTEHAVYTATSERSVRVSGSRFLPAQRYSIKLEGSEPAGFQSVIIGGIRDPKIFLGLDRLIPMAKQYFQQRIAQLFDGRLGPEDYDISFRSYGRGAVMGELEVERDSVPIEVGVLITITAPTQELASKIATFVSHVSAHLPVPGYEGIISTIAYPFSPPYLERGPIYRFSLNHVLFPDSPGEMFRRKMIEV
- a CDS encoding sigma-70 family RNA polymerase sigma factor, which gives rise to MQGDSSLQSVGMLYRDHHGWLRGWLRQRLNDSADAADLAQDTFVRVLMAKSAGVIREPRHYLQTIARGLVIDLYRRRSLERAYLDALALLPEAVQPSLEEQALLLEALTEIDRMLDGLGQKTRQAFILSQLEGLTYSQIAERLGISIRTVNKYMAKAMEHCCLAMAGLS
- a CDS encoding CitMHS family transporter → MNMAWVGFAMVLTFMYLIMSQRLSAVVALILVPVCFAVACGFGPQTGVMVLDGVRQLAPTALMLMFAILFFSIMYDAGLFEPAVRRIVRAVGNDPLRVSVGTAALSALISLDGDGSTTVLVVVTSMLPVYRRLGMNPLIIATLVLLTNTSVNLVPWGGPTARAASALHVDAMQVFHGLIPTMFAGIAFAFLAAVWFGLKERRRLGWTPESGAGNLSEEILAEVRDTHRPKLFWVNLALTVGLVVSMVLGLGPLPVLMMVAFALALLINYPSLDQQKARIAAHAENVLNVLALIFAAGAFTGILAGTGMVDAMSGKFLAVVPESAGPYLSLITAFASLPFTFFMSNDAFYFGILPVLAKSAAQYGIDPILVARASVLGLPVHALSPLVAAGYLMSGLLKVEVGALQRFSLKWAICSSFVLIAAALVSGAIFS